In a genomic window of Helianthus annuus cultivar XRQ/B chromosome 10, HanXRQr2.0-SUNRISE, whole genome shotgun sequence:
- the LOC118482702 gene encoding 2-oxoglutarate-dependent dioxygenase AOP3-like, whose product MPPQLPVITFDVEALNPSNPAWLSTSHVVRRALEEYGCFVLSTKKIPWDLRETMFELSKDLFLLPIETKTKNCSKILGFGYGNYSSLPLFESFGIEDGATLEATRSFTHLLFPSGNDAFCKTAFEYMTLLSEIIHCVMRMVFDSYGIEDKQFEGSLFYLAKFMKYRAPVQGEGPIALPPHSYKSFLGVLDDNGVKGFEAWSNGRIYAPVHQEAMRTSAKGVVRYSTGLFSFMKEIVEVPEKFVDDEYQLRFRPFNNMDFLEYVNTEEGKASKYAIESYCGVTTVASIDS is encoded by the exons ATGCCTCCCCAACTTCCTGTCATAACCTTCGACGTAGAAGCCCTAAACCCTAGCAACCCAGCCTGGTTATCTACATCCCATGTTGTTAGGCGAGCCCTTGAAGAATACGGTTGTTTTGTCCTATCTACCAAGAAAATACCTTGGGATCTTCGTGAGACCATGTTCGAGCTCTCAAAAGACCTGTTTCTTCTTCCCATCGAAACAAAGACTAAGAACTGTTCAAAGATCCTCGGCTTCGGATATGGAAACTACTCGTCCCTGCCTCTTTTCGAAAGCTTCGGTATTGAGGATGGCGCTACGCTGGAAGCTACTCGAAGCTTCACCCATCTCCTCTTTCCTTCTGGGAACGACGCTTTCTG CAAAACCGCATTTGAGTACATGACTCTGCTATCCGAAATCATTCATTGTGTTATGAGAATGGTCTTCGATAGCTACGGGATCGAAGACAAGCAATTTGAGGGCTCGTTGTTCTATTTAGCAAAATTCATGAAGTATCGTGCACCCGTTCAAGGCGAAGGCCCAATAGCTCTTCCTCCTCATTCATACAAAAGTTTCTTGGGTGTTTTAGATGACAACGGTGTCAAAGGGTTCGAG GCCTGGAGCAACGGGAGGATATATGCTCCAGTGCATCAAGAAGCGATGAGAACTTCAGCAAAAGGAGTGGTTAGGTATTCGACAGGGCTATTTTCGTTCATGAAGGAGATAGTGGAAGTTCCTGAGAAATTTGTTGATGATGAATATCAGTTGCGATTCAGGCCTTTTAATAACATGGATTTTTTAGAGTATGTAAACACGGAGGAGGGGAAGGCGTCTAAATACGCCATTGAATCCTACTGTGGGGTCACAACTGTCGCTTCCATTGACAGTTGA